Proteins from one Sylvia atricapilla isolate bSylAtr1 chromosome 1, bSylAtr1.pri, whole genome shotgun sequence genomic window:
- the PABPC1 gene encoding polyadenylate-binding protein 1, with amino-acid sequence MNPSAPSYPMASLYVGDLHPDVTEAMLYEKFSPAGPILSIRVCRDMITRRSLGYAYVNFQQPADAERALDTMNFDVIKGKPVRIMWSQRDPSLRKSGVGNIFIKNLDKSIDNKALYDTFSAFGNILSCKVVCDENGSKGYGFVHFETQEAAERAIEKMNGMLLNDRKVFVGRFKSRKEREAELGARAKEFTNVYIKNFGEDMDDERLKELFGKFGPALSVKVMTDESGKSKGFGFVSFERHEDAQKAVDEMNGKELNGKQIYVGRAQKKVERQTELKRKFEQMKQDRITRYQGVNLYVKNLDDGIDDERLRKEFSPFGTITSAKVMMEGGRSKGFGFVCFSSPEEATKAVTEMNGRIVATKPLYVALAQRKEERQAHLTNQYMQRMASVRAVPNPVINPYQPAPPSGYFMAAIPQTQNRAAYYPTNQLAQLARPSPRWTAQGARPHPFQNMPGAIRPAAPRPPFSTMRPASSQVPRVMSTQRVANTSTQTMGPRPAAAATAATPAVRTVPQYKYAAGVRNPQQHLNTQPQVAMQQPAVHVQGQEPLTASMLASAPPQEQKQMLGERLFPLIQSMHPTLAGKITGMLLEIDNSELLHMLESPESLRSKVDEAVAVLQAHQAKEAAQKAVNNPTGVPSV; translated from the exons ATGAACCCCAGCGCCCCCAGCTACCCCATGGCCTCGCTCTACGTGGGGGACCTGCACCCCGACGTGACCGAGGCCATGCTCTACGAGAAGTTCAGCCCCGCCGGGCCCATCCTTTCCATCCGCGTCTGCAGGGACATGATCACCCGCCGCTCGCTCGGATACGCCTATGTCAACTTCCAGCAGCCCGCCGACG CTGAACGAGCTTTGGACACCATGAACTTCGATGTCATTAAAGGCAAGCCAGTGCGCATCATGTGGTCTCAGCGCGATCCATCTCTACGCAAAAGTGGTGTAGGAAACATCTTCATCAAAAACTTGGACAAATCAATTGATAACAAAGCTTTGTATGACACGTTTTCTGCTTTTGGGAACATCCTGTCTTGTAAG GTGGTGTGCGATGAAAACGGATCCAAGGGTTATGGATTTGTACATTTTGAGACACAAGAAGCTGCAGAAAGAGCTATTGAAAAAATGAATGGTATGCTGCTCAATGACCGCAAAGT ATTTGTTGGAAGGTTTAAATCCCGCAAGGAACGTGAGGCAGAACTTGGAGCCAGAGCAAAAGAATTCACCAATGTTTACATCAAAAATTTTGGAGAAGACATGGATGATGAGAGACTTAAGGAACTCTTTGGCAAGTTTG GTCCTGCTCTAAGTGTGAAAGTTATGACTGATGAGAGTGGAAAATCCAAAGGCTTTGGCTTCGTTAGTTTTGAAAGACATGAAGATGCCCAAAAA GCTGTAGATGAGATGAATGGGAAGGAGCTcaatggaaaacaaatctaTGTTGGCCGGGCTCAGAAAAAGGTGGAAAGACAGACGGAGCTGAAGCGCAAGTTTGAACAAATGAAGCAGGACAGGATCACCAGATACCAG GGTGTAAACCTTTATGTGAAAAATCTTGATGATGGGATTGATGATGAGCGTCTCCGAAAAGAGTTCTCCCCATTTGGAACAATCACTAGTGCAAAG GTGATGATGGAAGGTGGCCGCAGCAAAGGATTTGGATTTGTATGCTTCTCGTCACCCGAAGAAGCCACCAAAGCAGTCACAGAAATGAATGGTAGAATTGTGGCTACTAAACCATTATATGTAGCTCTAGCCCAACGTAAGGAGGAGCGCCAAGCTCATCTCACCAACCAGTACATGCAGAGGATGGCAAGTGTAAGAGCAGTACCTAATCCTGTAATCAACCCCTACCAGCCAGCACCTCCTTCAGGATACTTCATGGCAGCTATTCCTCAG ACTCAGAACCGTGCTGCGTACTATCCTACTAATCAGCTCGCTCAACTTGCTAGACCTAGTCCTCGCTGGACTGCTCAGGGTGCCAGACCTCATC CATTCCAGAACATGCCTGGTGCTATCcgcccagcagcacccagaccACCGTTCAGTACCATGAGACCAGCTTCTTCCCAAGTTCCACGAGTCATGTCAACGCAGCGTGTTG CTAATACATCTACACAAACGATGGGTCCAcgtcctgcagcagcagctactGCGGCCACTCCTGCTGTGCGCACGGTACCACAGTACAAATACGCTGCAGGCGTTCGCAATCCTCAGCAGCACCTCAACACGCAGCCGCAGGTTGCTATGCAGCAG CCTGCTGTCCATGTGCAAGGTCAGGAACCCTTGACTGCTTCCATGTTGGCTTCTGCCCCTCCACAAGAACAAAAGCAGATGTTAG GTGAACGTCTATTCCCCCTTATTCAAAGCATGCACCCTACTCTGGCGGGTAAGATCACTGGTATGTTGCTGGAGATTGACAACTCTGAACTCCTCCACATGCTCGAGTCTCCTGAGTCTCTTCGTTCGAAG GTTGATGAAGCTGTAGCCGTACTACAAGCCCACCAAGCTAAAGAGGCTGCTCAAAAGGCAGTTAATAACCCCACTGGGGTTCCAAGTGTTTAA